In Nitrospirota bacterium, a single genomic region encodes these proteins:
- a CDS encoding ChaN family lipoprotein encodes MNPKRRFFILILTAALAGMLIFAINVFSYERVLRMQDKRVITFDQMMRDKQDADIIVVGESHTDPRHHELQLKVIRTLHEKGVPLAIGLEMFTAGSQGALNKWIEGKLSLEQFLPIYYENWNLPWPLYSDILLYAREHDIPLVGLNVPRSITTKVAKEGFDSLTEEERRQLPSGISCTIDEAYMEFIRSMHSAHAHGKEFVNFCEAQMIWDNAMALNALEFLQNNPDRTMVVLAGTVHAWKRAIPEQIRRQGSGNVVSVVLPEVPGTAEQGGVTEKDTDFLMLR; translated from the coding sequence TTGCGATCAATGTATTCTCCTATGAGAGGGTGCTCCGGATGCAGGACAAGCGGGTCATCACCTTTGACCAGATGATGCGGGACAAGCAGGATGCCGACATCATCGTCGTCGGCGAGAGCCATACCGATCCCCGGCATCACGAGCTCCAGCTCAAGGTGATCAGGACGCTGCATGAAAAGGGTGTTCCCCTCGCGATCGGGCTCGAGATGTTCACCGCCGGCAGCCAGGGTGCCCTCAACAAATGGATAGAAGGGAAGCTGAGCCTGGAGCAGTTCCTCCCCATCTATTACGAGAACTGGAACCTGCCATGGCCTCTCTATAGCGATATCTTGCTCTATGCACGCGAGCACGACATCCCGCTCGTCGGCCTCAATGTACCGCGCTCGATCACGACGAAGGTGGCGAAAGAGGGGTTCGACTCCCTGACGGAAGAGGAGCGCCGGCAGCTGCCTTCCGGTATCAGCTGCACTATCGATGAGGCCTACATGGAGTTCATCAGGAGTATGCATTCGGCACACGCGCACGGGAAAGAGTTCGTAAATTTCTGCGAGGCCCAGATGATATGGGACAATGCGATGGCGCTGAACGCGCTCGAGTTCCTGCAGAACAATCCCGACCGTACGATGGTAGTCCTCGCCGGGACGGTGCATGCCTGGAAGCGGGCGATTCCCGAGCAGATCAGGAGGCAGGGCAGCGGGAATGTCGTCTCGGTGGTCCTCCCTGAGGTGCCCGGAACAGCGGAGCAGGGCGGGGTAACTGAAAAAGATACCGACTTCCTGATGCTCCGCTGA
- a CDS encoding DUF378 domain-containing protein, producing MAEVYESNGVRKLNTFDWISLILVIIGGINWGLIGLFGFDLVAAIFGDMSAFSRIIYTLVGVGALYILAHSLKLIRHPEAAPTAASRRT from the coding sequence ATGGCTGAAGTGTACGAAAGTAACGGTGTAAGAAAGCTCAATACCTTTGACTGGATTTCGCTGATCCTCGTGATCATCGGCGGGATCAACTGGGGCCTCATCGGGCTCTTCGGGTTCGACCTTGTGGCAGCCATATTCGGCGATATGTCGGCCTTCTCCAGGATCATCTATACGCTGGTGGGGGTCGGGGCGCTGTATATCCTGGCACACTCGCTCAAGCTCATCCGGCATCCCGAGGCCGCGCCGACAGCTGCATCCCGCAGGACCTGA
- a CDS encoding DMT family transporter encodes MNTVFLFIAMFFAGVTVAVQPSINARLAQKVGVVESSFFSFLVGTLAMLVVVLVSGRGSLKAVTGASWWELTGGLLGAFFVSMTIVAVPRIGTASTMAAVITAQLITGLALDRSGLFGLRIIPLDAPRILGAALLLTGAFLIFKR; translated from the coding sequence ATGAATACCGTCTTCCTCTTCATCGCGATGTTCTTTGCCGGCGTGACTGTCGCCGTACAGCCGTCGATCAATGCCCGCCTCGCCCAGAAGGTAGGGGTCGTGGAGAGCTCCTTCTTCTCGTTTCTCGTGGGGACCCTGGCGATGCTCGTTGTCGTGCTCGTCAGCGGCCGCGGCTCGCTCAAGGCAGTTACCGGGGCATCATGGTGGGAGTTGACCGGGGGGCTCCTGGGCGCCTTCTTCGTCTCGATGACCATCGTCGCGGTCCCCAGGATAGGGACGGCATCGACAATGGCGGCGGTAATCACCGCTCAGCTAATCACCGGCCTCGCTCTCGACAGGTCGGGGCTCTTCGGCCTGAGGATCATTCCTCTCGATGCGCCGCGCATCCTCGGCGCCGCACTCCTCCTGACCGGCGCCTTCCTCATCTTCAAGAGATAG